Proteins from a genomic interval of Flammeovirgaceae bacterium SG7u.111:
- the dcm gene encoding DNA (cytosine-5-)-methyltransferase has translation MKEYLTLSETAKLVGKSKETLRRWDKEGILNAVREPVSNYRVYKKSDVQTLLGSLFDDDAEDDVSNYVEPENQYTVLELFAGAGGLAIGLEKAGLTCTALNEIDKWACQTLRTNRPHWNVLEGDIKDFDFSEYHNKIDVVTGGFPCQAFSYAGKKLGLNDARGTLFYEFARVVQQVNPAICIGENVRGLLSHEKGKTLQGMISILDEIGYNVVPVQVLKAIHYRVPQKRERLILVGVRKDIDIEFEYPTPHKKIYNLADALKKGELFDSNVPTSAGAKYPEYKKQVLDLVPPKGYWRDLPLDIQKEYMGRSFYLGGGKTGMARRIGWDEPSLTLTCSPAQKQTERCHPDETRPFTVREYARIQTFPDEWHFEGSVAQQYKQIGNAVPVNLGQEVGYAIVKFLNTYYSLSKPK, from the coding sequence ATGAAGGAATACTTAACATTATCAGAAACAGCCAAGCTCGTAGGCAAAAGCAAAGAAACGCTACGAAGATGGGACAAAGAAGGGATTTTAAATGCTGTCCGAGAACCTGTTTCAAATTACCGAGTTTATAAAAAATCGGATGTTCAAACACTTCTAGGCTCTTTGTTTGACGATGATGCCGAAGATGACGTTTCCAACTATGTCGAGCCTGAAAATCAATACACTGTCCTTGAACTTTTTGCAGGAGCTGGAGGCTTAGCTATCGGTCTGGAAAAAGCAGGATTGACATGCACCGCGCTGAACGAAATAGACAAATGGGCTTGCCAAACGCTCAGAACCAACAGACCTCACTGGAATGTATTAGAAGGCGATATTAAAGACTTCGACTTTTCCGAATATCACAACAAAATAGATGTGGTCACTGGCGGGTTTCCTTGCCAAGCATTTAGCTATGCAGGAAAAAAGCTGGGATTAAACGATGCCCGCGGAACCTTATTTTATGAATTCGCAAGAGTTGTCCAGCAAGTCAATCCCGCCATTTGTATAGGGGAAAATGTACGAGGGTTGTTAAGCCACGAAAAAGGGAAAACCTTGCAAGGCATGATTTCCATCCTCGATGAAATCGGGTACAATGTCGTTCCCGTTCAAGTACTAAAAGCAATCCATTACCGAGTTCCTCAAAAACGTGAGCGTTTGATTTTAGTAGGGGTAAGAAAAGATATTGATATAGAATTCGAGTACCCCACTCCTCACAAGAAAATATACAACCTTGCCGATGCCCTTAAAAAAGGTGAATTATTTGACTCGAATGTACCCACTTCGGCAGGAGCAAAATACCCAGAATACAAGAAACAAGTCCTTGACCTAGTACCTCCAAAAGGCTACTGGAGAGATTTACCCCTCGACATCCAAAAGGAATACATGGGAAGAAGTTTTTATTTAGGAGGAGGAAAAACGGGAATGGCAAGAAGAATTGGTTGGGATGAGCCTTCACTCACACTTACATGCAGCCCAGCCCAAAAGCAAACCGAGCGCTGCCACCCAGACGAAACCAGGCCCTTCACCGTACGGGAATATGCACGAATCCAAACCTTTCCAGATGAATGGCATTTTGAAGGCTCTGTAGCCCAACAGTACAAGCAAATTGGCAATGCAGTCCCTGTTAACTTAGGACAGGAAGTTGGCTATGCCATCGTTAAGTTTTTGAATACTTATTATAGCTTGTCAAAGCCTAAATAG
- a CDS encoding DsbA family protein codes for MADIEIMYVYDALCGWCYGFSPVIRQLSEKYGEQIKFTALSGGMVLRERVGPVGETAGYIKWAYKEVEDVSGVKFGNGFLTRILEEGSYMYSSEKPGVAMTAFKSLSDKGQVEFAGKLQKALFFNGENLNRDDVYGQLVEDFSIDKEEFLKRLRSEEYRTLTYEEFNKVGDFGINGFPSLILKQGEKLYSLSRGYQGFDALDEQLSTFLAEL; via the coding sequence ATGGCAGATATAGAAATAATGTATGTGTACGACGCTTTGTGTGGCTGGTGCTATGGGTTTAGCCCGGTAATAAGGCAGCTGAGTGAGAAGTATGGGGAACAGATCAAGTTTACGGCGCTGAGTGGTGGCATGGTACTGAGGGAAAGGGTAGGGCCGGTTGGGGAAACGGCTGGTTACATAAAGTGGGCATATAAGGAGGTAGAAGATGTGTCTGGGGTGAAGTTTGGCAATGGGTTTCTGACGCGGATTTTGGAGGAGGGAAGTTATATGTACAGTTCGGAAAAGCCGGGTGTGGCGATGACAGCTTTTAAGTCGTTGAGCGATAAGGGGCAGGTGGAGTTTGCTGGAAAGCTGCAAAAAGCCCTGTTTTTTAATGGTGAGAATCTGAATAGGGATGATGTGTATGGGCAATTGGTAGAAGATTTTTCTATAGATAAAGAGGAGTTTTTGAAACGCCTGAGAAGCGAAGAATACCGAACCTTGACTTACGAGGAGTTTAATAAGGTGGGGGATTTTGGGATAAATGGTTTCCCTTCTCTTATTTTGAAACAAGGGGAGAAGTTATATTCGCTGAGTAGGGGTTACCAAGGTTTTGATGCGTTAGATGAGCAGCTATCGACTTTTTTGGCTGAGCTTTAG
- the hisC gene encoding histidinol-phosphate transaminase: MIKIPSHIDALQSYKPGKAVKNVFEGKGLKKTAILSSNENNLGCSSKAIAAMQAAAQNIYLYPDPGSMDVKEILAKKINQKPENIVLANGSDGILSLIFKTFFEPGDEVLSSEATFVAVEMYTKLNQIPFIKVPMAEGYRFDMETLTTKITDKTKAVYLSNPNNPTGAMITKAELESFMAKVPKNVLVIVDEAYFEYSGMLSDEYPDSLGYGWENVLTLRTFSKAYGLAGLRVGYGIGNPQLIDALSKVKLTFDPNFMAQVAAAVALQDEAFLQKTVDHNQKGLAYFYKEFEKLGLNYVPSFGNFVMIDFGTEERAMEIFQTLFDRGVFIRPLKFFGLPHCVRISVGTMAECELCVEKLKEVLG, translated from the coding sequence ATGATCAAGATTCCCTCACATATAGATGCTTTGCAGAGTTACAAACCGGGCAAAGCCGTAAAAAATGTTTTTGAAGGAAAAGGCTTAAAAAAAACAGCTATCCTCAGCAGCAACGAGAACAACTTGGGCTGCTCGTCTAAGGCCATTGCAGCCATGCAGGCAGCTGCACAAAATATCTACCTCTATCCGGATCCAGGTAGTATGGACGTAAAAGAAATATTGGCGAAGAAAATTAACCAAAAGCCTGAAAACATTGTCCTAGCCAATGGATCTGATGGAATCCTTTCACTCATTTTCAAGACCTTTTTCGAGCCAGGGGACGAAGTACTTTCTTCTGAGGCTACTTTTGTAGCGGTGGAAATGTACACTAAGCTCAACCAAATCCCATTCATTAAAGTACCGATGGCAGAAGGCTACCGCTTCGATATGGAGACCTTGACTACGAAAATTACAGACAAGACCAAGGCGGTGTACCTAAGCAACCCAAACAACCCTACCGGGGCGATGATCACCAAAGCCGAGTTGGAAAGTTTTATGGCAAAAGTGCCTAAAAACGTGCTGGTGATCGTAGATGAGGCTTATTTTGAGTATTCGGGAATGCTTTCCGATGAATACCCAGATAGCTTAGGTTATGGTTGGGAAAACGTGCTCACGCTGCGCACATTCTCAAAAGCATATGGATTAGCCGGACTACGGGTTGGCTACGGCATAGGTAATCCCCAGTTGATCGATGCCCTTTCGAAAGTCAAACTGACTTTCGACCCCAACTTTATGGCACAAGTTGCCGCTGCTGTTGCTCTGCAAGACGAAGCTTTTTTACAAAAAACAGTAGATCACAACCAAAAAGGGCTTGCTTATTTCTACAAAGAATTTGAAAAGCTTGGGTTGAACTATGTCCCCTCTTTCGGCAACTTCGTAATGATAGACTTTGGAACCGAAGAACGCGCCATGGAAATTTTCCAAACCCTTTTTGACAGAGGTGTATTCATTCGCCCATTGAAGTTCTTTGGCTTACCTCATTGTGTCCGCATTTCTGTTGGAACGATGGCAGAATGTGAATTGTGTGTGGAAAAACTAAAAGAAGTTTTGGGGTAG
- a CDS encoding Eco47II family restriction endonuclease, translating to MGNKYVDFITDEHLTDCISNLYGAYVRAKEGISKKKFYSNKIDTVKLTFDVKFDNLDEESVIEAEILRQIDKSINNSIGTFHEEILGGINGYEMGKLSGFDIKATDDTLFADIKNKHNTMNSSAAESLFQKLARYADDYKKAKCYWVQILAKGSFNENWVGEINGKEYSHSRVFKISGDQFYALLTGKETAFFELYRALPKAISDFLESMEKGKAKTENSALAEIKKMTETSKRSVFDQITVENFGYYLGFDKL from the coding sequence ATGGGGAATAAATATGTCGATTTTATTACAGACGAGCATCTAACCGATTGTATTAGTAATCTTTATGGTGCTTATGTGAGAGCTAAAGAAGGGATAAGCAAAAAGAAGTTTTACAGCAATAAAATTGATACAGTCAAGCTCACCTTTGATGTGAAGTTCGATAATCTCGACGAAGAAAGTGTTATTGAAGCAGAGATACTGAGGCAAATAGACAAGTCCATCAATAATTCGATTGGGACGTTCCACGAGGAAATTCTCGGGGGGATAAATGGCTATGAAATGGGAAAGTTAAGTGGTTTTGACATTAAGGCTACGGACGACACGCTATTTGCCGATATCAAAAATAAGCATAATACGATGAATAGCAGTGCGGCAGAAAGTTTGTTCCAAAAACTTGCCCGCTATGCCGATGATTATAAAAAAGCCAAATGCTATTGGGTGCAGATTCTTGCCAAGGGTAGCTTTAACGAAAATTGGGTGGGGGAGATCAACGGGAAAGAGTATAGCCATAGTAGGGTTTTTAAAATATCTGGTGACCAATTTTATGCACTCCTGACTGGAAAAGAAACAGCATTTTTTGAACTCTATAGAGCATTGCCCAAGGCTATTTCTGATTTTTTGGAAAGTATGGAAAAAGGAAAAGCCAAAACTGAAAACTCAGCTTTGGCTGAAATAAAGAAAATGACCGAAACGAGCAAACGATCTGTTTTTGACCAAATCACTGTAGAAAACTTTGGTTACTATTTAGGCTTTGACAAGCTATAA